One Perognathus longimembris pacificus isolate PPM17 chromosome 2, ASM2315922v1, whole genome shotgun sequence DNA segment encodes these proteins:
- the LOC125343361 gene encoding crooked neck-like protein 1 has protein sequence MAASSSATAGKQRIPQAAKVKNKAAAPVQITAEQLLREAKERELELRPPPPAQRIADQEELSDYKLRRRKTFEDNLRKNRTVLRNWIKYARWEESLKEIQRARSIYERALDVDYGNIPLWLSYAEMEMKNRQVNHARNVWERAVTTLPRVSQFWYKYTAMEEMLGNIAGARQVFERWMEWQPEEQAWHAYINLELRYREVERARTIYQRFVLVHPHVKNWIKYARSEEKQAAFAHARQVYERAVEFFGEEHMDERLFVAFAKFEENQKEVERARIIYKYALDRIPKHRAQELLKNYTIFEKKFGDRPGIEALIESKCRAKYEAEVRANPLNFDAWFDYLRLLESHAEAETVREVYERAVANVPPSEEKRHWKRYIYLWVRYALYEELEAKDPDRTRQVYQASLQLIPHRKFTFAKMWLYYAKFEIRQKNVPFARRVLGTSLGKCPKNKLFKGYIELELQLREFDRCRKLYEKWLEFAPENCASWIQFAEVETLLGDLERARAIYELAISQPHLDMPEVLWKSYIDFEMEQEETERPRNLYRRLLQRTQHVKVWISWARFELSTGEEGSVARCRQIYEEANQTMRNCEDKEDRLLLLESWRSFEDEFGTVSEKDRVNKLMPKKAKKRRKVQTDYGSEAAWEEYYDYIFPEDAAANLANLKLLAMAKHWKKQQQEKGGCRATCS, from the coding sequence ATGGCGGCCTCCTCCTCCGCCACAGCCGGGAAACAGAGGATTCCTCAAGCAGCCAAGGTCAAAAACAAAGCTGCAGCTCCCGTTCAGATCACTGCCGAGCAACTGCTCCGAGAAGCCAAAGAACGAGAGCTCGAACTTCGGCCGCCTCCGCCTGCACAGAGGATCGCGGACCAGGAAGAACTCAGTGACTACAAGCTGAGGAGAAGGAAGACTTTCGAAGACAACCTCAGGAAAAACAGGACTGTGCTGAGGAACTGGATCAAATACGCCAGGTGGGAAGAAAGTCTAAAGGAGATCCAAAGGGCTCGGTCCATCTACGAGCGTGCTTTAGATGTGGACTATGGCAACATCCCCCTCTGGCTGAGCTAcgcagaaatggaaatgaagaatCGCCAGGTCAACCATGCCCGGAATGTGTGGGAGCGGGCCGTCACCACGCTGCCGCGAGTCAGCCAGTTCTGGTACAAGTACACGGCCATGGAGGAGATGCTGGGGAACATTGCCGGTGCCCGGCAGGTGTTTGAGCGCTGGATGGAATGGCAGCCCGAGGAGCAAGCCTGGCACGCCTACATTAACTTGGAGCTGAGATACAGAGAGGTGGAGCGGGCACGCACCATTTATCAACGATTTGTTCTTGTGCACCCGCACGTGAAGAACTGGATCAAATATGCCCGCTCCGAAGAGAAGCAGGCTGCCTTTGCCCATGCCCGCCAAGTGTATGAGAGAGCTGTGGAGTTCTTCGGAGAAGAACACATGGATGAACGCCTTTTCGTTGCGTTTGCCAAGTTTGAGGAAAACCAGAAAGAAGTGGAGAGGGCCCGAATCATCTACAAGTATGCCTTGGACAGAATTCCCAAACACCGGGCCCAGGAGCTCTTGAAAAACTACACCATCTTTGAGAAGAAGTTTGGTGACAGGCCGGGTATTGAAGCTCTCATCGAGAGCAAATGCAGGGCCAAGTATGAAGCAGAAGTGAGGGCTAATCCGCTCAATTTCGATGCCTGGTTTGATTACTTGCGCCTGCTGGAAAGCCACGCAGAAGCGGAAACAGTGCGAGAGGTTTATGAGAGAGCCGTGGCCAACGTCCCCCCCAGTGAGGAGAAGAGGCACTGGAAGCGCTACATCTACCTCTGGGTCCGCTATGCGCTCTATGAAGAACTGGAGGCAAAGGATCCCGACAGGACCAGACAGGTGTATCAGGCCTCTTTGCAATTAATTCCTCACCGCAAGTTCACATTTGCCAAAATGTGGCTCTATTACGCAAAATTTGAAATACGACAGAAAAATGTACCATTTGCCAGGAGAGTTTTGGGGACTTCCCTGGGCAAATGTCCAAAGAACAAGTTGTTCAAAGGCTACATAGAGCTGGAACTGCAGCTGCGAGAATTCGACAGATGCCGGAAGCTTTACGAGAAGTGGCTGGAATTTGCACCTGAGAATTGTGCCTCGTGGATTCAGTTTGCGGAAGTAGAGACACTCCTTGGGGATCTGGAGAGAGCCCGGGCGATTTATGAGTTAGCCATCAGCCAGCCACACTTAGACATGCCAGAGGTGCTTTGGAAATCGTACATCGACTTTGAAATGGAGCAGGAAGAAACGGAGAGACCACGAAACCTTTACCGACGCTTGCTCCAGCGCACGCAACACGTCAAAGTATGGATCAGCTGGGCTCGCTTTGAGTTGTCTacaggagaagaaggaagtgtgGCTAGATGCAGACAGATCTATGAGGAGGCTAACCAAACCATGAGGAACTGTGAAGACAAGGAAgacaggctgctgctgctggaatcTTGGAGGAGCTTCGAAGATGAATTTGGGACAGTATCAGAGAAGGACCGAGTAAACAAACTCATGCCaaagaaagccaagaagagaagaaaggtccAGACTGACTATGGGTctgaggcagcctgggaagaataCTATGACTATATCTTCCCAGAAGATGCAGCCGCCAACCTAGCTAACCTCAAGCTCCTGGCCATGGCCAAACATTGGAAGAAACAACAACAGGAGAAAGGAGGCTGCCGAGCAACGTGCTCATGA